One genomic region from Eremothecium gossypii ATCC 10895 chromosome I, complete sequence encodes:
- the YPT52 gene encoding Rab family GTPase YPT52 (Syntenic homolog of Saccharomyces cerevisiae YKR014C (YPT52)), with amino-acid sequence MLQFKLVLLGDSSVGKSSIVHRFVKDSFDEFRESTIGAAFLSRTIKLADHDDAMIKFEIWDTAGQERYKSLAPMYYRNANAALVVYDVTQEDSLAKAQSWVNELKSKVGDEDLVIFLVGNKLDLVDEDCKPRVIDSEEAQAYAEAHGLMFHEVSAKTGTGILDVFQGIGGKLYEQRRESLAAQPQHSSSIQLQRPTTNDATSCCV; translated from the coding sequence ATGTTGCAGTTCAAGCTAGTTCTGTTGGGAGACTCGTCGGTCGGTAAGTCGTCAATTGTTCATCGCTTCGTGAAGGATTCGTTCGATGAGTTCCGGGAAAGCACAATCGGCGCCGCATTTCTGTCCCGTACCATCAAGCTGGCGGACCACGACGACGCAATGATCAAGTTTGAGATCTGGGACACCGCGGGACAGGAGCGGTACAAATCGCTGGCTCCGATGTATTACAGGAATGCGAACGCCGCGTTGGTGGTGTATGACGTGACACAGGAGGATTCTCTAGCAAAGGCACAGAGCTGGGTGAACGAATTAAAGAGCAAGGTTGGTGACGAGGATCTGGTAATCTTCCTTGTTGGCAATAAATTGGATTTGGTGGATGAGGACTGCAAGCCGAGGGTGATTGACAGCGAGGAAGCACAGGCATACGCAGAAGCGCATGGCTTGATGTTCCACGAGGTTAGCGCCAAGACCGGCACGGGTATCCTGGATGTGTTCCAGGGGATTGGGGGGAAACTCTACGAGCAGCGGCGCGAGTCcctggcggcgcagccTCAGCATTCCTCCAGTATTCAGCTTCAGAGGCCAACCACGAATGATGCAACCTCTTGCTGCGTGTAG